Proteins encoded by one window of Rhodobacteraceae bacterium IMCC1335:
- the trmB gene encoding tRNA (guanosine(46)-N7)-methyltransferase TrmB: protein MAADQHSSGAPWRNFYGRFKGKTLRPGQEEALESDLAQLSLGPVSWTENPDRTALDLTQIFNASEVWLEIGFGGGEHLVHQAVQNPETGVIGCEPYINGVAMLLQKIRRAEAQNIRIYPGDARHLFDVLHPASISKAFLLYPDPWPKRRHHRRRFVTPEHLAPLARVLKPGAEFRVATDIVDYVRQTLLEVPKQGFAYQNQDPKGRNPAWSDWIATRYEQKALREGRMPHYLTFHRL, encoded by the coding sequence ATGGCGGCAGATCAGCATTCATCGGGCGCGCCCTGGCGCAATTTTTACGGGCGCTTTAAAGGCAAAACGTTGCGCCCTGGCCAAGAAGAAGCGCTGGAAAGCGACCTTGCGCAGCTTTCTTTGGGCCCGGTCAGTTGGACTGAGAATCCTGATCGCACCGCGCTGGATTTGACCCAAATATTCAACGCCAGCGAGGTATGGCTTGAAATTGGCTTTGGGGGCGGCGAGCATCTGGTGCATCAAGCCGTTCAAAATCCCGAAACCGGTGTGATCGGATGCGAGCCTTATATCAATGGGGTGGCAATGCTGCTGCAAAAAATTCGCCGCGCAGAGGCACAAAATATTCGGATTTATCCGGGCGATGCACGGCATCTCTTTGATGTGTTACACCCAGCCTCAATCTCCAAAGCGTTTCTACTCTATCCCGACCCTTGGCCAAAACGCCGCCACCACCGCCGCCGTTTCGTAACGCCCGAGCATCTGGCTCCGCTGGCGCGGGTGCTAAAACCGGGGGCCGAGTTTCGCGTGGCAACGGATATTGTCGATTATGTTCGCCAAACTCTTTTGGAAGTGCCCAAACAGGGCTTTGCCTATCAGAACCAAGATCCCAAAGGCCGCAACCCGGCATGGTCGGATTGGATTGCAACCCGCTATGAACAAAAAGCCCTACGCGAGGGTCGAATGCCGCATTATTTAACGTTTCATCGCCTTTAA